The following are encoded in a window of Lichenicola cladoniae genomic DNA:
- the lptG gene encoding LPS export ABC transporter permease LptG → MPVAVTLSLYVARQFTLAVLAMVASLTGLVSLFDFIDLLRRAATRPDVPASLAVEIAALHLPYFCIDILPFGVLLGGIVCFWRLTRSSELVVARAAGISAWQFLAAPLACAMGLGLAATTLLSPLSSATYSRAEVLDSTYLRSAGGSLNLSGGQLWLRQSDSGLTPGGVAILHAQKVVLKKGVLDLQGISVFRLDAKDRLLRRVEASDGRLGAGAWIFHGASSIAPDHLPEKVGDISLPTDLTVNRVQESFAAPDTLSVWSLPGFIALLERSGFSTIRHRLHFQELLALPLLAGTMALVSAGFSMRPVRRGGVARMIGSGIAAGFALFTISKIAEQFGQSGALPPIMAAWAPSGAGLLLAITLLLHLEDG, encoded by the coding sequence ATGCCTGTCGCCGTCACCCTGTCCCTGTACGTCGCGAGGCAGTTCACCCTCGCGGTGCTGGCCATGGTGGCCTCGCTCACCGGCCTGGTATCGCTGTTCGACTTCATCGACCTGCTGCGCCGCGCGGCGACCCGTCCCGACGTCCCAGCCAGCCTCGCGGTCGAAATCGCTGCCCTCCATCTGCCGTATTTCTGCATCGATATCCTGCCCTTCGGTGTACTCCTGGGCGGGATCGTATGTTTCTGGAGGCTGACCCGTTCGTCAGAGCTGGTGGTGGCACGTGCAGCCGGCATCTCGGCCTGGCAGTTCCTGGCGGCGCCGCTGGCGTGCGCCATGGGGCTGGGGCTGGCCGCGACCACCCTGCTGAGCCCGCTCTCGTCGGCTACCTACTCGAGGGCGGAAGTGCTGGACAGCACCTACCTGCGCAGTGCCGGCGGCTCGCTCAACCTGTCCGGCGGACAGCTCTGGCTGCGGCAATCCGACTCGGGCCTGACACCGGGCGGAGTCGCCATCCTGCACGCGCAGAAGGTGGTGCTGAAAAAGGGCGTGCTCGACCTGCAGGGCATCAGCGTGTTCCGGCTGGATGCGAAGGACCGGCTGCTGCGCCGGGTCGAGGCGAGTGATGGCCGTCTCGGCGCTGGTGCCTGGATCTTTCACGGCGCCAGCAGCATCGCGCCCGATCACCTGCCCGAGAAGGTGGGCGACATCAGCCTGCCCACCGACCTCACCGTGAACCGGGTGCAGGAGAGCTTCGCCGCTCCGGACACGCTGTCGGTCTGGTCGTTGCCCGGCTTCATCGCGCTGCTGGAGCGGTCGGGCTTCTCCACCATCCGGCACCGGCTGCACTTCCAGGAACTGCTGGCGCTGCCGCTGCTGGCCGGCACCATGGCCCTGGTATCGGCCGGCTTCTCGATGCGACCGGTCCGGCGCGGCGGTGTCGCGCGGATGATCGGCAGCGGCATCGCCGCCGGATTCGCGCTATTCACCATTTCCAAGATCGCCGAGCAGTTCGGTCAATCCGGCGCGCTGCCTCCGATCATGGCAGCCTGGGCGCCGAGCGGCGCCGGGCTGTTGCTTGCCATAACCCTCTTGCTTCACCTGGAGGACGGCTGA
- the lptF gene encoding LPS export ABC transporter permease LptF: MIAPFLTRLDRYVLRQLLAALLATTGGLAALIWLTQSLRFVSLVVDRGLSFRVFVQLTSLLIPSFVAVILPITTFVVVQFVYQRLATDRELTVMRAAGLPPSAIARPGLYCAGIAVALSYVLNIWIVPASYHSFREYEFEIRNKMAAFLLQEGVFTPVSPTMTVYIRTRDRDGTLHGILVQDDRQKNSRATILAEHGHLESSGDVPRVVLYNGSREEIDRQTGRLNVLTFARNTIDLAASSKDDDIRYRDATEMSLNELMHPDPRFVQARDVGKFAVEAQRRLSSPLTAFSFAMVALVAVLSGAFSRHGNIARPLAAIMTVVGLLALGLVEQSVAARTPALIPLIWLQAILPGLICCGMLFWPELGLSRRAAPSNALAAE, translated from the coding sequence ATGATTGCGCCTTTCCTGACCAGGCTGGACCGGTACGTGCTGCGACAGTTGCTGGCAGCACTGCTCGCGACCACCGGCGGACTGGCGGCCCTGATCTGGCTGACCCAGTCGCTGCGCTTCGTCAGCCTGGTCGTCGACCGAGGCCTGTCGTTCAGGGTGTTCGTACAGCTGACCAGCCTGCTGATCCCGAGTTTCGTTGCCGTCATCCTGCCGATCACCACCTTCGTTGTCGTCCAGTTCGTCTACCAGCGCCTGGCCACCGACCGGGAGCTGACGGTCATGCGGGCCGCCGGCCTGCCGCCCTCGGCGATCGCCAGGCCGGGCTTGTACTGCGCCGGCATCGCGGTCGCGCTCTCCTACGTCCTGAACATCTGGATCGTTCCGGCGAGCTATCACAGCTTCCGCGAATACGAGTTCGAGATCCGCAACAAGATGGCCGCCTTCCTGCTCCAGGAAGGGGTATTCACGCCGGTCTCGCCGACCATGACGGTCTATATCCGGACGCGCGACCGGGACGGGACCCTGCACGGCATCCTGGTCCAGGATGATCGCCAGAAGAACAGCCGCGCCACCATCCTGGCCGAGCACGGCCACCTTGAGTCCAGCGGCGACGTGCCGCGGGTCGTGCTCTATAATGGGTCACGCGAGGAAATCGACCGGCAGACGGGCCGGCTGAACGTGCTAACCTTCGCGCGCAACACGATCGACCTCGCCGCAAGCTCCAAGGACGACGACATCCGTTACCGCGATGCCACCGAGATGTCGTTGAACGAGCTGATGCACCCCGACCCGCGGTTCGTGCAGGCGCGCGATGTCGGCAAGTTCGCGGTCGAGGCGCAGCGCCGTCTCAGCTCCCCGCTGACCGCGTTCTCGTTCGCCATGGTGGCCCTGGTGGCGGTGCTGTCCGGGGCGTTCTCCCGGCATGGCAACATCGCACGCCCGCTGGCGGCCATCATGACCGTGGTCGGGCTGCTTGCCCTGGGGCTGGTCGAGCAGAGCGTAGCCGCCCGCACGCCTGCCCTGATTCCGCTGATCTGGCTGCAGGCGATCCTGCCCGGCCTGATCTGCTGCGGGATGCTGTTCTGGCCCGAGCTCGGGTTGAGCCGCCGCGCCGCGCCGTCCAATGCACTCGCCGCAGAGTGA
- a CDS encoding phospholipase D-like domain-containing protein, whose protein sequence is MGKGSRRMGRDALLAHHRRLHGPVSRCPILDGNRVTLLPHGAAVVDAVMDAIEAAQEHVHLEYYTVDDVTLGGRSLFTLLERTARRGVEVALTWDAIGSGSTEDAAFDRLRRAGVRLLEYHSINPFKARFDIRMNDRNHRKLAVIDGRVAVMGGTNMSKVYETPASVGRGPDADHAFWIDNGVRIEGPAVAEVHALFFHTWDTQGGGQSPPLRGRDDPGPAARGNQHIRVAGSAPAERRPLYNQAMRAAIRGARSRIVLTTGYFVPSHREWKLLARAARRGVEVDLLLPGYSDVQAAVHAARALYGRLLRAGVRIHEVRDAMLHAKASTIDGVFTAIGSSNFDWRSVHYNNEIDAIVLGHETADAVEAMLRSQIETAYSIGYEEWRNRSKRELMLEFAARIWKRLM, encoded by the coding sequence GTGGGTAAGGGTTCACGGCGGATGGGCAGGGACGCGCTGCTGGCCCACCATCGTCGGCTGCACGGCCCGGTGTCCAGATGTCCGATCCTGGACGGCAACCGGGTGACGCTGCTGCCGCACGGGGCGGCGGTGGTGGATGCGGTGATGGACGCCATCGAGGCGGCGCAGGAGCACGTCCATCTCGAATACTATACCGTCGACGACGTGACGCTCGGCGGCCGCAGCCTGTTTACGCTGCTGGAACGCACCGCCCGGCGCGGTGTCGAGGTGGCGCTGACCTGGGACGCGATCGGCTCCGGCAGCACCGAGGATGCTGCCTTCGACCGCCTGCGCCGGGCCGGCGTCAGGCTGCTCGAATATCATTCGATCAACCCGTTCAAGGCCCGTTTCGACATCCGCATGAACGATCGCAACCATCGCAAGCTGGCGGTGATCGATGGCCGGGTGGCGGTGATGGGTGGCACCAACATGTCGAAGGTGTACGAGACGCCGGCGTCGGTCGGCCGCGGGCCGGACGCCGACCATGCCTTCTGGATCGATAACGGCGTGCGGATCGAAGGCCCGGCGGTAGCCGAGGTTCACGCGCTGTTCTTCCATACATGGGACACGCAGGGCGGCGGCCAGTCGCCACCGCTGCGCGGGCGCGACGACCCTGGGCCGGCGGCACGGGGCAACCAGCATATCCGCGTGGCCGGCAGCGCACCGGCGGAGCGCCGGCCGCTCTATAACCAGGCGATGCGCGCGGCGATCAGGGGCGCACGATCGCGGATCGTGCTGACGACCGGCTATTTCGTGCCGTCGCACCGGGAATGGAAGCTGCTGGCGCGTGCTGCCCGACGCGGTGTCGAGGTCGATCTGCTGCTCCCGGGCTACAGCGACGTCCAGGCGGCGGTGCATGCGGCACGCGCCCTGTACGGCCGGTTGCTGCGAGCCGGCGTGCGCATCCATGAGGTACGGGACGCGATGCTGCACGCAAAGGCGTCGACGATCGACGGTGTGTTCACCGCGATCGGCTCGTCGAACTTCGACTGGCGCAGCGTGCACTACAACAACGAGATCGACGCGATCGTGCTCGGCCACGAAACCGCCGATGCCGTGGAAGCGATGTTGCGCAGCCAGATCGAGACTGCTTATTCGATCGGGTATGAGGAATGGCGTAACCGTTCCAAGCGTGAGTTGATGCTGGAGTTTGCAGCGCGGATTTGGAAGCGGCTGATGTAG
- a CDS encoding MOSC domain-containing protein, giving the protein MIDRVESLHVYPVKGMRGRSLVSTGVARHGIVHDRRWMVTDPDGAFLTQRQVARLAQFDARADEAGLTMRHGERSCLAAIPPKGADRITVTIWNDVMSAVRADAASEAWLSDALGRACRLAYMDDPDMRPIDPEFAEPADHVGFADGYPLLAANDASLASLNAALDHPVGMERFRPSVTISGLPAWSENSWLLLRIGTMMFRAPKPSTRCVVITRDQVTGETPHPGEPLRTLGRINRTEDGIVFGANLIPLAPGTLAVGDTVSVLQET; this is encoded by the coding sequence ATGATCGATCGCGTCGAGAGCCTGCACGTCTATCCGGTGAAGGGCATGCGCGGCCGGAGCCTGGTCTCGACCGGGGTGGCCAGGCACGGCATCGTGCATGACCGGCGCTGGATGGTGACCGATCCCGACGGTGCATTCCTGACCCAGAGGCAGGTCGCTCGGCTGGCACAGTTCGACGCGCGGGCGGACGAGGCCGGCCTGACCATGCGCCACGGCGAGCGTAGCTGCCTCGCCGCTATTCCACCCAAGGGCGCCGACCGCATAACGGTGACCATATGGAACGATGTGATGTCCGCGGTGCGGGCCGATGCGGCATCCGAAGCCTGGCTGTCGGACGCGCTCGGACGAGCGTGCCGGCTGGCCTACATGGACGATCCTGACATGCGGCCCATAGACCCGGAGTTCGCCGAACCAGCCGACCATGTCGGTTTCGCGGACGGGTATCCGTTGCTGGCCGCCAACGACGCGTCGCTCGCGTCCCTGAACGCAGCGCTCGATCATCCGGTGGGCATGGAGCGGTTCCGTCCGAGCGTCACGATCTCGGGCCTGCCCGCATGGTCGGAGAATAGTTGGCTGCTCCTGCGCATCGGCACGATGATGTTCCGCGCGCCGAAGCCGAGCACCCGCTGCGTCGTCATCACCCGCGACCAAGTGACCGGCGAGACACCGCATCCCGGCGAGCCGTTGCGGACCCTGGGCCGGATCAACCGGACCGAGGACGGCATCGTGTTCGGCGCCAACCTGATCCCACTCGCACCCGGCACGCTGGCCGTGGGCGACACAGTCTCGGTGCTTCAGGAAACCTGA
- a CDS encoding FAD-binding oxidoreductase, protein MNALIDILRARLGSGGMLTDPTDTEPYCSDWRGLYHGRTPAVLRPADTEAVAACVRACAEAGAGIVPMGGNTSMVGGAAVSENGHELVLSLSRMNRIRAIDPVDMTMTVEAGVTLKAAQDAAREAGCLLPLSISSEGSAQIGGVLATNAGGNNTVRYGNARELVLGLEAVMPDGTVFEGLRRLRKDNTGYALRQLLVGSEGTLGIITAAVLQLSPRPRQVEVALCAVASPEAALALFTAFRSADPSAIQAFEYMSGTGMGLVNRLIPDAALPLAEPAPHYVLVELASARDDDSLRTLLESVLGEALEEGRVLDAVVAESETQRLAIWKLREEHAEAQKRAGGNVKNDVSVPVSRVPELIARATEACERLIPGIRVAPFGHLGDGNIHFNLVQPDGADRVAFLARDHEIMDTVAAIVRDLDGSFSAEHGVGKLKPYMMPSWRGGAELETMRRIKHALDPKGIMNPGKVLPEASPPT, encoded by the coding sequence ATGAATGCTCTGATCGATATCCTGCGCGCCCGGCTCGGTTCGGGTGGGATGCTCACCGATCCGACCGATACCGAACCGTACTGCAGCGACTGGCGCGGGCTCTATCACGGCCGCACCCCGGCGGTGTTGCGCCCGGCGGATACCGAGGCGGTCGCGGCTTGCGTGCGCGCCTGCGCCGAGGCGGGGGCTGGCATCGTGCCGATGGGCGGCAATACCAGCATGGTCGGCGGTGCCGCCGTCTCCGAGAACGGCCACGAACTGGTGCTGAGCCTGTCCCGCATGAACCGCATCCGGGCGATCGACCCCGTCGACATGACCATGACGGTCGAGGCGGGCGTCACGCTGAAGGCGGCCCAGGACGCGGCCCGCGAGGCAGGTTGCCTGCTGCCGCTGTCGATCAGTTCGGAAGGGTCGGCGCAGATCGGTGGCGTGCTGGCGACCAACGCCGGCGGCAACAACACCGTGCGCTACGGCAATGCCCGCGAACTGGTGCTCGGGCTGGAGGCGGTGATGCCGGACGGCACGGTGTTCGAAGGCCTGCGCCGGTTGCGCAAGGACAATACCGGCTATGCGCTGCGCCAGCTGCTGGTGGGTTCGGAAGGCACGCTCGGCATCATCACCGCGGCGGTGCTGCAGCTCAGCCCGCGCCCGCGCCAGGTCGAGGTAGCGCTGTGCGCGGTAGCCAGCCCGGAGGCGGCGCTGGCGCTGTTCACCGCATTCCGGTCGGCCGATCCCTCGGCGATCCAGGCATTCGAATACATGTCCGGCACCGGCATGGGGCTGGTGAATAGGCTGATCCCGGATGCCGCCTTGCCGCTGGCAGAGCCGGCGCCGCACTACGTGCTGGTCGAGCTCGCCAGTGCCCGTGACGACGACAGCCTCCGGACCTTGCTGGAAAGCGTGCTCGGCGAGGCGCTCGAGGAGGGCCGCGTCCTGGATGCGGTGGTCGCCGAGAGCGAGACCCAGCGCCTGGCGATCTGGAAGCTGCGCGAGGAACATGCCGAAGCCCAGAAACGCGCCGGCGGCAACGTCAAGAACGACGTCTCGGTGCCGGTATCGCGGGTTCCGGAACTGATCGCGCGCGCCACCGAGGCCTGCGAGCGGCTGATCCCGGGGATCCGGGTGGCGCCGTTCGGCCATCTCGGCGACGGCAATATCCATTTCAACCTGGTGCAGCCGGACGGCGCCGACCGGGTGGCGTTCCTGGCGCGCGACCATGAGATCATGGATACGGTCGCCGCCATCGTCCGTGACCTGGACGGCAGCTTTTCCGCCGAGCATGGCGTCGGCAAGCTCAAGCCCTACATGATGCCGTCCTGGCGCGGCGGCGCCGAGCTCGAAACGATGCGCCGGATCAAACATGCGCTCGATCCGAAGGGCATCATGAACCCCGGCAAGGTGTTGCCCGAAGCATCCCCCCCGACATGA